The following coding sequences are from one Veillonella rodentium window:
- the atpH gene encoding ATP synthase F1 subunit delta — MSTEIVADKYSSAMFELAQEQNSLALMEEQLGYVASVMEEQPELRAFLENPLVMTDAKIKLMGKIFESAIDKTALHFLYVMIKRGRYRYIETAIKGFIKKSREARGILEATVIVAEPITAAVEQSVQAKLQDVTGKEVILTVRQDPSIMGGIVIQLGDKRIDGSVSRRLQELEKSLLRTNSIR, encoded by the coding sequence ATGAGCACAGAAATTGTAGCAGATAAATACAGTTCGGCTATGTTTGAATTAGCGCAAGAACAAAATAGTTTAGCCCTCATGGAGGAACAGTTGGGTTATGTAGCCTCTGTTATGGAGGAACAGCCTGAGTTGCGGGCGTTTTTAGAAAATCCGCTGGTTATGACAGATGCGAAAATCAAGTTGATGGGCAAGATTTTTGAGTCCGCTATCGATAAAACGGCTCTACACTTCCTGTATGTTATGATTAAACGCGGTCGTTATCGCTATATTGAAACGGCTATAAAAGGGTTTATCAAAAAGTCTCGGGAAGCGAGAGGTATATTGGAAGCTACTGTCATCGTAGCGGAACCGATTACCGCGGCGGTAGAACAATCCGTACAGGCTAAACTGCAAGATGTAACGGGGAAAGAGGTCATCCTGACGGTGCGTCAGGATCCATCCATTATGGGCGGTATCGTTATCCAATTAGGGGATAAGCGCATAGACGGATCTGTATCTCGCCGGTTACAGGAATTAGAAAAATCTTTATTGCGAACGAACTCTATTAGATAG
- the atpF gene encoding F0F1 ATP synthase subunit B, whose amino-acid sequence MVDLSPGTILAQMLNFFILVWILHRFAYKPLVSMMEARKEQIANDLASAEQSRMEAEQIKADYAAQIANARHEAQEIVEKANHQAKVNTAEEVAAARAQIESEKDRARQDIANERDRAMNSLRNEVVSLSVAMAGKVVAKDMNSETNTKLIEDAIRQLDSKTIGL is encoded by the coding sequence TTGGTTGATTTAAGCCCAGGAACAATTCTTGCTCAGATGTTGAACTTTTTTATATTAGTTTGGATATTACACCGTTTTGCTTATAAACCGTTAGTGTCTATGATGGAGGCTCGCAAGGAACAAATTGCGAATGACTTGGCCAGTGCCGAACAGTCGCGCATGGAAGCGGAGCAAATTAAAGCTGATTATGCGGCTCAAATTGCTAACGCCCGTCATGAAGCACAGGAAATTGTTGAAAAAGCGAACCATCAAGCTAAGGTGAATACCGCTGAAGAAGTGGCGGCGGCACGTGCACAAATCGAATCCGAAAAGGACCGTGCCCGTCAGGATATCGCCAATGAACGCGATCGTGCGATGAACAGCTTGCGCAATGAAGTTGTATCCTTGTCTGTGGCTATGGCCGGTAAAGTAGTGGCTAAAGACATGAACAGTGAAACTAATACAAAATTAATCGAAGACGCTATTCGTCAACTTGATAGTAAAACGATAGGGTTGTGA
- the atpE gene encoding F0F1 ATP synthase subunit C translates to MEVQGLFALAAAIAVGCGAIAAGIGDGMVASKVIEGITRQPELRGQLMSTMFVAIGLIEAMPIIGVVVAFILLFR, encoded by the coding sequence ATGGAAGTTCAAGGTTTATTCGCTTTAGCTGCGGCAATCGCAGTAGGTTGTGGCGCTATTGCTGCAGGTATTGGTGACGGCATGGTAGCAAGCAAAGTTATCGAAGGTATTACACGTCAACCGGAATTACGTGGACAATTGATGTCTACTATGTTCGTAGCAATCGGTTTGATTGAAGCGATGCCTATCATCGGCGTAGTAGTGGCTTTCATTTTGTTATTCCGTTAA